A portion of the Ricinus communis isolate WT05 ecotype wild-type chromosome 10, ASM1957865v1, whole genome shotgun sequence genome contains these proteins:
- the LOC8284005 gene encoding bud site selection protein 20 isoform X2: MGGKCPSRKVKKRRYSHKTARRSKFLVKGDDMVYDELKKPDSEKKSLPLDEDLPGMGQYYCLHCDRYFANVTIRDDHFKSKRHKKRSGNCMFLGLKLESVTLWLGTKREANVGTCATYTT, encoded by the exons atgggcGGCAAATGTCCAAGCAGGAAAGTAAAGAAGAGAAGATACTCTCACAAAACAGCTCGCCGCTCCAAATTCCTCGTCAAAG GTGACGATATGGTGTATGATGAGCTAAAAAAGCCTGATTCAGAGAAAAAATCGTTGCCTCTTGATGAGGACTTGCCTGGCATGGGTCAATATTATTGTTTGCACTGCGA cCGATATTTTGCTAATGTGACTATAAGGGATGATCATTTTAAATCCAAACGACACAAGAAGCG TTCAGGAAATTGTATGTTTTTGGGCTTAAAGTTAGAGTCTGTAACACTTTGGCTGGGCACTAAG CGTGAAGCAAATGTCGGGACCTGCGCCACATACACAACTTGA
- the LOC8284005 gene encoding bud site selection protein 20 isoform X1, with protein MGGKCPSRKVKKRRYSHKTARRSKFLVKGDDMVYDELKKPDSEKKSLPLDEDLPGMGQYYCLHCDRYFANVTIRDDHFKSKRHKKRVKQMSGPAPHTQLDADLAAGMGMPDNGPKLMSLSI; from the exons atgggcGGCAAATGTCCAAGCAGGAAAGTAAAGAAGAGAAGATACTCTCACAAAACAGCTCGCCGCTCCAAATTCCTCGTCAAAG GTGACGATATGGTGTATGATGAGCTAAAAAAGCCTGATTCAGAGAAAAAATCGTTGCCTCTTGATGAGGACTTGCCTGGCATGGGTCAATATTATTGTTTGCACTGCGA cCGATATTTTGCTAATGTGACTATAAGGGATGATCATTTTAAATCCAAACGACACAAGAAGCG CGTGAAGCAAATGTCGGGACCTGCGCCACATACACAACTTGATGCTGATTTAGCTGCTGGCATGGGTATGCCGGATAATGGCCCTAAGCTTATGTCACTGTCAATATGA
- the LOC8284005 gene encoding bud site selection protein 20 isoform X3 → MGGKCPSRKVKKRRYSHKTARRSKFLVKGDDMVYDELKKPDSEKKSLPLDEDLPGMGQYYCLHCDRYFANVTIRDDHFKSKRHKKRKLYVFGLKVRVCNTLAGH, encoded by the exons atgggcGGCAAATGTCCAAGCAGGAAAGTAAAGAAGAGAAGATACTCTCACAAAACAGCTCGCCGCTCCAAATTCCTCGTCAAAG GTGACGATATGGTGTATGATGAGCTAAAAAAGCCTGATTCAGAGAAAAAATCGTTGCCTCTTGATGAGGACTTGCCTGGCATGGGTCAATATTATTGTTTGCACTGCGA cCGATATTTTGCTAATGTGACTATAAGGGATGATCATTTTAAATCCAAACGACACAAGAAGCG GAAATTGTATGTTTTTGGGCTTAAAGTTAGAGTCTGTAACACTTTGGCTGGGCACTAA